From Paenibacillus sp. PvR098:
AAAATCATACCCAAAAACTTAAAAAAACTGCGGATGTCGGTAGATCAGCTTGAAGCAAGGCTAAGAGAAAACGGCATCTCCTCCTTCTCTGATATAAAAACCGCGACGATTGAAATGAGCGGCCATCTTGGATATGAGCTGATGAAGCATGCTAAACCAGTGACGATGGGAGAATTGGAAAAAGTGTTAGCTCAGCTTCATTTGATAAAGCAGCCGAAGAAACAAGCCCAGCCAGCAAATCTATTCCATGAGGTCGTGCATCAGAAGCATCAACAAGAAATTTCACAGGAACTTGAATGACGTCCTTTTAGGGTTGGAGGGGAAATCATGAAGCGATTCATTACTGCCGCATCAGGCATGCTGGTTCTTTGTTCAGTGTTAGCCGCTGCTCCTGTGTCCGCCGTCCAGCCTTCGTCCTTTCCGAAGCAGGCGACTTTAACGGAGATGACTGAGGTGTATCATTCTCCGGATCTTACCCAGCCTCCGGCTGCTGTTCTGACTCGCAGGTCGTGAATATCAAGGGGCTGGAGAGTCAGTGGAAGAGTAAAACGATCAACGGAAATACGCAGCCGAATTTGGTTTCGAGTTTAAACATGATTAGGGGATAAATGGGTCTTGCTGTCCCAAGATACGTTCTTTGGCGAAGAACAGAAACGGGATACGAGAGTGTTTCTTTCGGGGGAGGAAGTGCTGCTGGACGCACCTTCCGGCAACCCCAAAACCTACGGAACCGTTTCGGCTCAGACCGTGCATGTCATGGCGGTGTGGGGGAACTATTTGGAAATCGATACTTGGCTGGGTCCCAAATGGATTCTTCCGAAGCATCCGGTTGTCTTTGATGTGGTAAGAGATCAATACGATCTTCGCCTCCCATCGGCCACACCGATGTATGATATAACCGATGCGGAGACCAAGCCGGCTGCTGAGCTGTCCCCACAAACCGTGAAAGCTTATGAGAGATCTCAAGACGGATGGTATCTGATCCAGACATGGCTTGGACCGAAATGGGTCAATCCTGCCATTAACATCCCCCAAAATACGGTAAAAGAGACGGGGACCGTCAAGCTTTCGAAACAGCGTACCCTTTATCAATACCCAAATTCAGAATCCAGAGCCATGGGCGCGCTTGCTCCTCAAACGATTACTTATTTTGAGAAGGCGGACGGCTGGGTCCGCATTAAGAGCTGGCTGGGCGATGCTTGGGTGCTGCCTTCGGTGGAGTCATCCGATTAAAAAAACTTCACAAAAATTAACCCGGTTTCATTATAAGGAGATTGGCCTTAGAGCAATTTGAAACGGGCAGCGCAGGCTTTCGGGAATATCCTCTGGCTCCGGGTGTCGGTTATTTCCTGAAGGGGATGCATCCGAACTCAG
This genomic window contains:
- a CDS encoding YetF domain-containing protein codes for the protein MSYIWESLIILFVGFVLIRIAGKKTVSEITGLELITLLAMASVIGHAISEEGLWITIVVLSMFAGLLIVVQYLGVKFNVIERLLMGHATLVVQDGKIIPKNLKKLRMSVDQLEARLRENGISSFSDIKTATIEMSGHLGYELMKHAKPVTMGELEKVLAQLHLIKQPKKQAQPANLFHEVVHQKHQQEISQELE